CTCTTGGAATAATTATGTGCGGAAGCGGAAATGGTGCTCAAATTACGGCTAATAAATATGCCGGTGTTAGAGCCGGATTATGCTGGTCGGTAGAACAAGCAAAACTTATACGCTTACATAATGATGCTAATATTATTTCTATTCCGGGTAGATTTGTAGATTTTGATATTGCCTGGAAAATGATAGAAGTATTTTTAAATACTGAATTTGAAGGTGGCAGACATAATACACGTGTTAAAAAAATTTCACAAACTCTTTAATTGAAAGAAAAATATGTCGCTAATTGCAGAAAAATTTTTAAAAGAATCAAAACTAAAAGCCTTTGATCTGGAGCACAGAAAGAAGATAAATTTTAATATAGGAAGATATAATGAAGCTTT
This DNA window, taken from Bacteroidales bacterium, encodes the following:
- the rpiB gene encoding ribose 5-phosphate isomerase B, with the protein product MIDKTITLPIASDHGGFAMKEFLIDKLQKAGFKVKDFGTFSEESVDYPDIIHPLAKAIDTGVYPLGIIMCGSGNGAQITANKYAGVRAGLCWSVEQAKLIRLHNDANIISIPGRFVDFDIAWKMIEVFLNTEFEGGRHNTRVKKISQTL